Proteins from a single region of Amycolatopsis sp. CA-230715:
- a CDS encoding OB-fold nucleic acid binding domain-containing protein codes for MPAKDGGYFSRLVRKLTTDVEQLDADDLSKESEAGGAQRACDCRSGQEVTVLGRLRSVELCPTNEAATLQAELFDGTEGVTLVWLGRRRIPGIEPGRTIKVRGRMAERDGQKVLYNPYYELQTTS; via the coding sequence ATGCCCGCCAAAGACGGCGGCTACTTCAGCCGGTTGGTTCGCAAACTGACCACCGACGTCGAGCAGCTCGACGCCGATGACCTCTCGAAGGAATCCGAGGCGGGCGGGGCGCAGCGCGCCTGCGACTGCAGGTCCGGCCAGGAAGTGACCGTGCTGGGCAGACTCCGCAGCGTCGAGCTGTGCCCGACCAACGAGGCCGCCACGCTGCAGGCGGAGTTGTTCGACGGCACCGAGGGCGTGACACTGGTGTGGCTGGGGCGGCGCCGGATCCCCGGTATCGAACCCGGCCGTACCATCAAGGTGCGGGGCCGGATGGCGGAGCGCGACGGCCAGAAGGTGCTGTACAACCCGTACTACGAGCTGCAGACCACTTCCTGA